The nucleotide window CTTTTTTTATTCTTTGATGAGTCCCTGTTCCGCGTAATATTTCTTTGCCCCCGGATGCAGCGGGACGGCCATTCCCGAAAGCGCCATCTGCAGGTTGAACCCGGCGAAATAGTTCAGGCGTTCCGCGAGAAATTTGTTGTTTTCGTGGAGCATTTTCGTGATTTTGTAAATGACCTCATCCGGCATATCGGCGTAGGTCAAAAGCGATCCCACCGCCGCGGGGACGGGAATGCTCTGGTCATAACCGCTGTACGTTCCGGCGGGAATCTCCGCTTTGGCGTAGTGAGGGAATTTTTGTACCAGTTCATTGAGCTTGTCGTCTTCAAGCCCGATCAGGCCCACTTTTCCGGATCGGACCATTGAGTCCACCTGGGCGTTGGGGGCGTTTGTGGTCCAGATATGTCCCTGGCTGTCGCCCACCGTAAGGGCCTCCTCGACCTCCGCGCGTCCGAACCTCTGAATGTTGACGTCTTTGTCCTCGATGCCGTAAATGGACAGAAATTCGCGGCTGTTGACCTCGATACCGCCGCCCACGGGGCCGTAATCCACGCGCTTGCCTTTGAAGTCCGCCAGGCTTTTGATCCCCGCTTCCTTATTGACCAGGATGTGGGCCGGCATGAGGTAGATTGCGGTAACGTACCTCAGGCTTTTGATGGGTTCAGGGAAGGACTCGTTGCCGCCGTTCCATGCGTCGTTGACCGTGGAGGACTGAACCATCCCCAGCTCCATCTCCTTCTTACCGAGGTTGATGCAGTTTTTGACGGAGCCTCCGGTGATAGCCGTAAAGTTGATGTCCTTCATCACCTGAGTGCCGAGTTGAGCGATGGTGCTGCCGATCAGGTAAAAGCCGCCGCCCACGCTGCTCGTCCCGATGCGCACGAAGACGTCCTCCGCCGCCGCCGCGCCGGAAATGGTCAGAACCAGCAAAACAGCCAATGCACACGCTCTGAAAGTACCCTTCTTCATTTCTTCCTTCGCCTCCTTATGAAATAAGTCCTGCCGTTTTTGAGAAAGCTGTCCCTCGACAGCCGAAGTCCGGATCGAAACTGGAGTGAAACCCGGAAGAGCGATACTCATCTAAACTTTTTGTTTTTAATTTCCAGTGTTTAATTTCAATTAATGAACTCCGGAAGAAACTCTTTTTCCAGATTTCTGAACTGAGGAACGCCGACGACTTCCTTGAACTCGTCGAAGTCCGCCACCAGGTCTTTGCGTCCGGTGGCCAGGCGTCCGCCCCGGATGGCCTCCAGGTAGTTCTGGATTCCCCGCATGGCGGCGAAGGTGGTGCCCGTGGGGACGCTGACCCGGGCCACGCCCATGGCGGCGAGCTCATCAAGAGGAATGAGAGGTGTCTTCCCGCCCTCCACCAGGTCGAAGAGGTTGATGCTGATCAGACAGTCGATTTCTTTCGCGGCCCGGGCGATCTCTTCCCGGCTGCGGGGGGCCTCGACGAAAATCATGTCGGCGCCCGCCTGAGCGTAGGCGTTGGCCCGCCGGATGGCCTCGTCGATTCCCGCCACGGCGATGGCGTCGGTTCGGGCGTTGATGATGAAGTCCGCGTCGAGAGCGTCGCGAACTTTTTTGCAGGCTTTGATTTTGAGCACCATTTCTTCGGCGGGAACGACGGTTTTGCCCTCAATGTGTCCGCAGCGCTTCGGGAAAACCTGATCTTCGATGTTCATTCCGGCGGCCCCCGCCAGGATGATCTGTTCCGTCACGCGCATGGCGTTGATGGCGTTGCCGAATCCGGTGTCCGCGTCGGCCATGACGGGGATGTTCACCGATTGGATGATGTTGCCGGTGATATGCATCATTTCGGTATACGTCAGAAATGCCATATCCGGAAGGCCCAGCAGCGTGGCCGCTAGGCCGAAACCGCTGACCTGGATGATCTCGAATTGGGCTCTTTCGATGAGTTTCGCCGATAGAACGTCGTGGCATCCAATAGCGGGTGTTGCCTTTTTTCTGTCGAGAATGGCGCGAAGCTGGGTCGTTTTTTTCATGTTCTCCGGTCTCCATTTCCATAATTTGGATATTGATTCTAGAATGTGGTATAATACAAATTATAAGATAAAAATTTTTTCGGTCAAGATAGTTCGATCAGATAATTCGATCAAAATGTCAGGGAGATTTTTGAAATGAAAATAGCGAGGGAGGACGGCACGTCTTCGCTGAGAAAGGCGATTGGCGTGCTGAAGTGTTTTTCCGAGGAACGCAGGGAGCTTTCGATGACGGACGTGGCCCATGCTCTGGCCCTGCCTCCCGCCACCGCCGCCAGAATCCTCGGCGCGCTGGTCGAAGAGGGTCTTTTGGAGCGGGATGAGCGCAGCAAACGGTATCAGTTGGGCATACAGTGTCTGCGTATGGGAAAGATTGCGAACCTTTCCGGCACATTACGCGTCTGCGCCCGGCCTTTTATGGAAAAATTGCGGGACCGGTTCGACGAAACGGTCAATTTATACGTAAGGGAAGGTCGGGTTCGGATTTGTTACGCCCAGTGCGAGACCACCTCGACGCTGCGGCGGTCCATCCCCCTGGGATCGAGGTTTCCCCTTGCGGCCGGGGCGGCGGGGCGCTGCCTTCTGGCCTGGATGCCGCCGGAGTTCATTCGCGAGGTCATGGAGGATTTGTCTCCCTTCACTGAAAACACGGTGACGGAGAGAGCGCGTTTTCTGGAGCTTTTGGAGGAGACGAAGCGCAATCTCTTCACGATCAGCCGAGCGGAGAGAGAAAGGGGCGTCCTTGCCATCGCCTCTCCCGTTTTCGACGCGCCGGGTTCCGTTCGCGCCAGCCTGAGCATTGCGGGGCCGGCCAGCCGCTTCACGGATGCGATTATCGAAGAAATGATCGTCATGCTGAAGCAGGTCGCCGTCGAATTTTCTGAGCTTCTCTCCAGTGGGAAAAAAGCGGAGGGCGAAAGGTAAAATCCTTTTTCGGCGACCTCGGGGCATATCGAAGACGAACCCGCTGAACACCTGACACACCGGCAGATTTCCGGAAAAGCCCCCCTTCGATTTTCCATAAAAATGTGAAAATTATATTTCCATGCAAAATATTCTGTCGTAGAATCCCATTTTTGTTGTAAAATTCATTTCAAAGAGATTTTTGACTCATATTTTCAATGTTCCGGGACAGCGTTTTTAACTTTGAATTCAGTGAAATTTGTTGACGCAGGTGATGCGATAATGAATATTCCCGCTTTTTGGCATGGGAAATTTTGGTAATCAAGGGAGATGCAGATAATGAAGAATTTGCGTATGACTTCAAAATTGATGTTGGGTTTCGGAATTGTGTTAGTGGTATTTACTGTAGCGGTCGTTCTGACCTGGATAAACCTGAAGAAACTTACAGACGGAAGTACGTTTCTTCAGGACAGCGTCGTCCCGGCGATGCAGTATATGAGCAGTATCAACAGC belongs to Synergistaceae bacterium and includes:
- a CDS encoding TAXI family TRAP transporter solute-binding subunit: MKKGTFRACALAVLLVLTISGAAAAEDVFVRIGTSSVGGGFYLIGSTIAQLGTQVMKDINFTAITGGSVKNCINLGKKEMELGMVQSSTVNDAWNGGNESFPEPIKSLRYVTAIYLMPAHILVNKEAGIKSLADFKGKRVDYGPVGGGIEVNSREFLSIYGIEDKDVNIQRFGRAEVEEALTVGDSQGHIWTTNAPNAQVDSMVRSGKVGLIGLEDDKLNELVQKFPHYAKAEIPAGTYSGYDQSIPVPAAVGSLLTYADMPDEVIYKITKMLHENNKFLAERLNYFAGFNLQMALSGMAVPLHPGAKKYYAEQGLIKE
- a CDS encoding isocitrate lyase/PEP mutase family protein, translating into MKKTTQLRAILDRKKATPAIGCHDVLSAKLIERAQFEIIQVSGFGLAATLLGLPDMAFLTYTEMMHITGNIIQSVNIPVMADADTGFGNAINAMRVTEQIILAGAAGMNIEDQVFPKRCGHIEGKTVVPAEEMVLKIKACKKVRDALDADFIINARTDAIAVAGIDEAIRRANAYAQAGADMIFVEAPRSREEIARAAKEIDCLISINLFDLVEGGKTPLIPLDELAAMGVARVSVPTGTTFAAMRGIQNYLEAIRGGRLATGRKDLVADFDEFKEVVGVPQFRNLEKEFLPEFIN
- a CDS encoding IclR family transcriptional regulator, with the protein product MKIAREDGTSSLRKAIGVLKCFSEERRELSMTDVAHALALPPATAARILGALVEEGLLERDERSKRYQLGIQCLRMGKIANLSGTLRVCARPFMEKLRDRFDETVNLYVREGRVRICYAQCETTSTLRRSIPLGSRFPLAAGAAGRCLLAWMPPEFIREVMEDLSPFTENTVTERARFLELLEETKRNLFTISRAERERGVLAIASPVFDAPGSVRASLSIAGPASRFTDAIIEEMIVMLKQVAVEFSELLSSGKKAEGER